The nucleotide sequence AGATATGGCcaaggagggggaaaaattgACCCAGTCAATGTGctgttatttaagaaaaaaaacaagcatTAGGTCATATGCTTTGATCCAAACACATCCAGTCTAGGGTGAATTCAGCAGCAACTCTTCAGTCATGAACTGAACATCCGGGTTTTCTATTTACTACTTGAAAGTGAATATTACTGAAAAATATCCAAGTCTGCAGCTTCCTTTCTGTTTATTTCATTCTTTCTCAGCAGACTGTTTCCCCAAGACTCTTGCTGTCCCTTGCAGTAATTGAAGTGGTATTttctggggcggggagaggagatGGTGCAGGAAAGGCCAACAAACCTCATGACCAAAACAAATGTTTCTGGTTTTTAGAGTAATAAAGAACATTGAGTCCTATtttttcccatccctcttcaaATTCTAGTTCATAATTGTGAACAGTGGCATGTGCATTTATAAAGCCTCTCTCCCATAAGTGAGTATAGCGTCACAAACAAACCAAACTAAGTAATTAATTACATATATCAAATACAAAAGCCCAGAACAGAAGCCCCAGACTTCCCTAATATAAGGCCTGATGTTGTATACCCTGGTCAGATAAAGCTCTCAGTGCCTTCAGCTGAGTCCTTAATAACTGACTCCAGAAAGAGAttccagtttttaatttttttttcccttctgagatcagctttccctcctcccatGTATAGACATGTGCTGCAGTTCATGGGACCTAATCACTGTATGGACTGATTGAGTCTGTAGTGAAAGGGGCTTATACTTAACAGACGTCTTTGATTCAGAAAAGTTCCCCCTCTAAACTGCGGCAGCCAACTGACATGGAACCCAAACTGCTTGTAAAATGTGTACTGCAGTGCATGCCCTTTCCTGGACTGCTGAAACAATCCACCTATTCCACCTTCCCCGCGACTGGCAAGAATAAAAGTTAGTGGGCAAAAAATAAACTGTAAGACACTAAGGAAAGGGCTGATGATTTAGTGTCTCAGTCACTAATATTTCTGTGAATCTAAACAAGATACTGGGGTTGAAATATACTTTACATTTGAGAGCTCTCTGGAAATTCAATGCTACATGTGCTACGAATGCTTATCTACACTAGGCCTTTTTTGGCTTTTTTCTATAAAATTTCTCACTGCTGCTAACTCAGATTCAGCACCATTGGTAGGCACATTAGTGTAGACAGGAGTTTGATACACAGTGCACAAAACACTAGGAGCCGTGCTCACAACGGGTCTCCTGTGCTCACGACCACGCGTGGATCTAAACTCGTGGCAGCCAGGAGGAGACTGTTCAGAGAGAGGCTGAGGAGCCCTGGCAACACACTTATTTGGGTAAGTATTACAAGCAGAGCAGATTGCAGCCATTGCTGGGCAGGAAATTTCAGAAAACTCGTGTTTCTTTTAATTGTCTGACCAGCAATTGTGTGACTTGCTAAGACCACAGAAAGGGAGGGTGTTCAGAGCCTGGGGATTCCTGGCTCCCGGCCCTGTGAACACACAGGCTTTACAGCAGGGCTCGTACTAATACAATATCACCCATATTTTTCACATGACTAGCTTtctgttaatttttgtttttgttttggcctGATCCTATGTTTGCTCCATTTAGAAATGGCTTGCTgttttggaattaaaaaaatcctactgCTGGCTTGATTACAGAATTTTAAAGAGGGACGAGAAGCAGTGTGCAGGTTCTGTGTGTTAATTGCATGACAACTGAACATAACTAGGGCCTACCTTAATCACAAATACTGACCTTGAGGGAGAAAgtatccaggttttttttttgggggagATCTTCCTGCAGCACTTGCTGGTGGCTCCTATGCAATGACACTGCTCTTGCTGAGGGGGTTACCTGCCCATCCAACTCCTGTGCAAATGCCCCATTTTGCAGCAgttttggggaagtattgccAGATGTTGAACTAGGCAGCTGACCCACTGCAGTGCTTTCAGAAGAGCACTGGAAGGTGTACATAATGTTACAATGGTGACAGCCAGATCCGCACACAAACTATGAGCTAAAGCAGGGAGGACTAGAGCCAGCTGACTACACCTGGACTAAAGTGGGTGCAAGAGCTGTAAGACCAGAAAGACAAGCTATAGGAGAGCTGCAGGTAGAAGAGTTGTCAGGCCAGGGAAGGTGCCAGGGAAGGTACCAGGGCCAGGAAGTAAAGTCTGGGCACTCAGAGAAGTTTATGCCTGTTTCAATGGACCCTGGAGCAAGGGGGGTGTCAAGCCAAGTGAAGTGGAGACTGAGTGACTAATTGGCATCCAGCCATTGAGAGAGTTGGGAGACATTTTTGGCACTTATGTAAAAAGACTCCGAGGCATGAAAATGAGCTGCTTTTCTggttgatggggggggggggggggggaacctttctTTTTTCTGCCGCAGTGTGAGGGGTGGCCCTGAAGCTTTTGAGAGCGAAGAGAAACATTCCATTTGTTGAGCAATGCAAAGACATGTAAGCTCTGGGGCATGTGACTTGCTGAATGTGTTGGAGGCTTTCCAAGCAAAATGACAGGAAAACAGAGCTAAAGTTCATGGAATGTTGAAAACCACAGCTTCAGCTCTCCCAAATCAATAGCCATATATTGAAGTGAACAAAACTAGTACTGTAGCAGCTTGCTACAAAGGCAAAAGAATGAAAGGTAAGAGTGACTCATCTGAGGTGTGAGTAAAGTGAAATGAAAGGCTCTAGAGAGCTGCAGTCAATTAAAGACGTACTAAGATTCTAGAGGGTACTGCCTGGACAACACACAGTGTACGCCACAGTGATCATACTGCGGACCGGACGCAGCTTACAAGCGTGTGAGGGCACCCCAGTAAGATCAACCCTGGAGAATGGGTATTTGAGTAGCCAAGTGGGAAATCTGGCTGCCACTCAGACATAGGCTCTGCAGCAGCAAAGAACCCATCTTTCATTTAATgggggatatttaaaaaaaaaaaaaaacacaaggaaCAGAGAAGGCAACTATAGCACAGAGGGCCAATCTCTACTGAGCCTTGAGGCTCATCCTAAAAATATTGGTTCTGCATGTTTGACTCTTTGGTttaagttttggttttttaactaTGTAAAGAAGAACAAACTTGCTAAAGCCAAATTTGCTCTCTTATTCACTAGAAGATCTCGTATATTTTCTACATGAACCCACAGGGAATTCCCTTGCAACTGGGACCTGAGTGCTGAATACGTATTATGATTCCTCAATGCCTGTTGCTGTAAAAATAATATTCTGCTCATGATCTAGAGTGGCTCTGTACTAACTCCTGCCTCACAATTGTCCTGCAGCACCCCAGCTATTCAATGCCTGGGGCTTTCCTCAGCAAAGATACAGAGGACTTGCTTGCACTGCACTGGGTGGGGCTTTCTGATGTGGATGACAAGGGCAACATTTCCTCAGTAAACAGCCTGCTTGGAATACTAGTTAAGGGAACAGTGCAAATCATTTCACATTATAGTCAGCACCAGCAATAACTAAAAAGCAGCTATCCTTAACAGCTTGGTTTCAGATGGAAGAAACATCTCCACTGAATTAGAGCAGCTGACCTTGCAAGGACTTCCTAGGCATGTGGGGGGCTCAGATGGCAAATCCATGCTCtacccttctctcctcccacagCAGCTAGGTAACCCAGCGATCCCTGGCTTCTACTGGCAGCTGGCGCAAGCTAGAGCAGCCTTCAGAAGGGCTTAACACTGGGGAATATTTTGTCCATAAGCAAGAGGCCATCCTTTCAGCAGCAGATGCTCGGATCCTTACATACTATTCATTCTGCAGCACCCAGCCCAAGCAACCCACTGGTAAAAGCACAGTGATTCCCCAAAACCACCACAGTCGGTTCAGCAAGAGCAAGAGGTGTGTTTGCTTAAGCCCAATCAAACTGCAGTTTTCAGTTGTTAGATGGGTGTGGAAGGAATTAAGCAAGGCTGCAGCAGGTCAGATTATACCAAACCACTGGGAACTGAGTTACCTGGAGACCTCGCAAGAGCTCCCACCTTCACACTGCCACTGAACCACTTTGAGTACAAGCAGCATGGTCAAATATGCTCTTGTGCACACAGCTTGGTGATATCTCTGAGGTGACACTGCAAGTAGAGGAGCATGAAAAGGAAAGTGTCTCTGGTTTGTAtactgtgtgtttttgttttcctccccCCAGAAGCTGCCACTTCTTTCACAGGGAATCAAGAGTAACAGCATGCAACACCTTAGGACAGGAAGTTAAGGGACATAAATAGTGCTCTGTTTTTTGCTaatgcaaaacaacaaaaaatgtatGCCGCAGAGCCAGGTCCTGCTCCCAGCATGATGGAGGGGTAGCTGGGCCAACCCTGGGCCAGCACTGCTCCCCTATGCACCAGGTCACAGTgcccagagcaggcagccaagCTCCACTGGACAAAAGCTGCAGCTGTAAGGTGAGTGCAGGACAGGCTTGCTCTgcaaccagtgcttaatttgtgccaggactgagccctagCACttgtaggcttggcagttcatagcctcagcacctctgggcttgctgcatcaattATAAAAGTAAATCATTGCTTGAGTCCTAGCAccactttcattacaaattaagcaagGTCTGCAACCCCCACACCCAAGGGCTTCCACCCCGCAGGGGgcaggacaaaaacaaaacaacaaattcccataaaggaaaatgaagaattataaaaaataaaaagaatgtcACAGGGCTCTAAAAATAAGGTCTCCAGTAGAAACTGCTTGaataacaataagaaaaggagtacttgtggcaccttagagactaaccaatttatttgagcatgagctttcgtgagctacagctcacttcatcagatgtttaccgtggaaactgcagcagactttatatacacacagaaatcatgaaacaatacctcctcccaccccactgtcctgctggtaatagcttatctaaagtgatcaacaggtgggccatttccagcacaaatccaggttttctcaccctccacccccccacacaaattcactctcctgctggtgctccttttctttttgcgaatacagactaacacggctgttcctctgaaacctgtcattatgcaaggcactgcatttagccgtatggagtggaaatctatcaactgcatgaagaaacttgtacagatacagacagacatcatcttcctttccaaatgcaaacagatggacatcgtaccaaaaggactgaaggtcaaaaatccattacaatctacataccacacagactatgctgacagcttgtgcctcacgctctcaaagaaactgcggaatcacctgatcaagatcctctacagcaaacagggaaagattaagaatgagctctcaaaaatggatactctcataaagaaccaaccttccacacaaacttcctcgtggctggattttactaaaactagacaagccatttacaacgcacactttgcttctctacaaaagaaaaaagacactaaactttctaaactactacatgctacaaggggccacagcaatggttccctcaccccacctagcaatattgttaacctatccaactatactctcagcccagcagaagcagctgttctatctcggggcctctccttctgcccctccacccccacgaacatgatacagttctgtggtgacctagaatcctattttcgacgtctccgtctcaaggaatatttccaaaatacctctgaacaacatactaatccacagaggtctccctgccaacactacagaaagagggattctagatggactcctcctgaaggtcgaaacagcagactggacttctacattgagtgcttccgccgacgtgcacgggctgaaattgtggaaaagcagcatcacttgccccataacctcagccatgcggaacgcaatgccatccacagcctcagaaacaactctgacatcataatcaaaaaggctgacaaaggaggtgctgttgtcatcatgaataggttggaatatgaacaagaggctgctcggcagctctccaacacgagtttctacaagccattaccctatgatcccactgagagttaccaaaagcaactacagcatttgctcaagaaacttcctgaaaaagcacaagatcaaatccgcacagacacacccctggaaccccgacctgggatattctatctactacccaagatccataaacctggaaatcctgggcgccccatcatctcaggcattggcaccctgacagcaggattgtctggctatgtagactccctcctcaggccctacgctaccagcactcccagctaccttcgagacaccactgacttcctgaggaaacttcaatccatcggtgatcttcctgataacaccatcctggctactatggatgtagaagccctctacaccaacattccacacaagatggactacaagccgtcaagaacactatccccgataatgtcacggctaacctggtggctgaactttgtgactttgtccttacccataactatttcacatttggggacaatgtataccttcagatcagcggcactgctatgggtacccgcatggccccacagtatgccaacatttttatggctgatttagaacaacgcttcctcagctctcgtcccctaaagcccctactctacttgcgctatattgatgacatcttcatcatctggacccatggaaaagaagcccttgaggaattccaccatgatttcaacaatttccatcccaccaccaacctcagcctggtccagtccacacaagagatccacttcctggacactacagtgctaataaacaatggccacataaacaccaccctataccggaaacctactgaccgctattcctacctgcatgcctccagctttcaccctgaccacaccacacgatccatcgtctacagccaagctctgcgatacaaccgcatttgctccaacccctcagacagagacaaacacctacaagatctctgtcaagctttcttacaactacaatacccacctgcagaagtaaagaaacagattgatagagccagaagagttcccagaagtcacctactacaggacaggcctaacaaagaaaataacagaacgccactggccgtcaccttcagcccccaactaaaacccctccaacgcattattaaggatctacaacctatcctgaaggatgacccaacactctcacaaatcttgggagacaggccagtccttgcctacagacagccccccaacctgaagcaaatactcaccagcaaccacataccacacaacagaaccactaacccaggaacctatccttgcaacaaagcccattgccaactgtgaccacatatctattcaggggacaccatcaaagggcctaataacatcagccacactatcagaggctcgttcacctgcacatccaccaatgtgatatatgccatcatgtgccagcaatgcccctctgccatgtacattggtcaaactggacagtctctacgtaaaagaataaatggacacaaatcagatgtcaagaattataacattcataaaccagtcggagaacacttcagtctctctggtcacgcaatcacagacatgaaggtcgctatcttacaacaaaaaaacttcatatCCAGTCACTAAAAGAAGCCATTCCAAGTGGAGCGACATCATAACTTTGGTTTACTTGGATTTTTATTCCATCGTGGCACAATGTGTCAATAAAGTGAAAAACCCAACAGAAATGCTTAGTGCTGGCTGCTTCAGAGAGCAGGGGGCTTCATTTTTTCCTGTCATTCATGTAATCCTAATGAGGAAATAGAAAATGACCTAGCCCTGCTTAAAAATCTGCTACCTTCTATTGCATTGTTTTAGCACACTGGGTCTCATTGCTGTCCCATCCTGTTCCTTATCTCTATAAAAGTGTAACGGGGTAAAACAGGCATGGTCACTCCTGTTATGTCTTCAGACAAAACTGCTATTCTTGTTTCAGCCCAAAATCTTAAAGAAACATACCATGATGCcccaataattttatattttataaaacttTAGTGATACTCACACACTGAATATTAAACACAGAAGCGCTCCCTTCCCAGATCCATTGCTGAGTTCTAGGACTTAAAtcagaggccaagattttcaaaggtaattcATGATTTTAGGTGTCCAACTCCAGACACATTCAAGGGGTGGATTTTCAGACAGCTTAactctttctgaaaatcaagcccatttAAGGTTTTTCAAACTGGGAGTCTAAAATCAGGACACCTGAAATCAATAGTCTCTTCTGGAAACCTTGACTGTAGTCCtgtcaggctgtttctccctcctGCAGTATTTGaattttccctttcttccccccatTACCACCCCAAATTGCTCTGCCTCTAGTTTTTAAAGGCTGTATTTTCCTGGAGCTGGGCATCCACAACTCTTTCCATTTATGCTGGAGTGTGGAATATTTGTAACTTCCTAAAGAACCGTGTGAATGGCAGAACACATCTACCTTAAAACTGAATGAATCTTGCATTGTAAACATTTGTGTGATCTGAGGGTTCACTAGCGCTGTCCATTCATGGAGAGGTAACAAGCGGAGTTTGGTAAAAGTAGATATTTAGGGCACTGTAGATATCAGTACTTAGATCTCATACATTGTGAAAAGATTTAAAGATGCTGATTTACTCAAAGAATACACAAAGAACATATCAACAATCACATGACCCAGGGAGCATCTCACTTTAAGACAAACCTCTCCTTTGACTTGCGTAAGCAAAGAGTCATACGGTGATGGCTTCTCAATGTAATGTTCATTGTATCTGAGCTTGAGACAGTCATATGAGCTTTGTAGTCACAACTAAATTATTTGGATTCAGATGGCATGGAAACATTAGGGTAAAGGACTTGTCTACTTAAAACAAGCCATAAAGGTGTTGAATGTAATTCTTATTCGTACGCTGACTCTGAGATCCAGCTGGAGGACATTTATATTAGAGGTCTCAGATGACTGACATACTGAGGTCAATTTTTCCTATCATTTATTTAATTACACGCTTGTACAATGGAAAAAACTTTCAGGGAGGAAGAGCAGGCACAAAAGCAATGGGTGAGTTTTCCTTCCTTACAGGAAAGACATTTCCCATAACATCAAATGTGTTGCAATGTTCATGTAATTTGATTGTTTTGGACAGGGTGTGTCACATTTTACATACAATAGTAGATGTGCTGGAATATTAACACCCCAGAAGTGACATGtatgcaagtttcagagtaacagccgtgttagtctgtattcgcaaaaagaaaaggaggacttgtggcaccttagagactaacaaatttatttgagcataagctttcatgagctgcagctcacttcatcggatgcatactgtggaaaatacagaagatgtttttatacacacaaatcatgacaTGCCAGTCTGCCCCGAAGAGGAAGGAAAGATTGTGGAGAATGTAGTTTCAGGGATAAGGAGGCTTGGCGGGGCTGAAAAGGTTTGAAGTCATGCAGTCAAAACAAAAAGTGTTCCCACACCTCCCTAAAGTGTCAGTTTACTTGTACAGAGGTTTATGAGTCTGTTGTAGTGTTCGAACTCTAGAACCCAGGTTGTTTAGCTCAGGCACTAGAGGTTCATAGTTTTAGATCCAAAGGTCACTGGTTCAACCCTCTCCACTGACACCCTATCTGGATGCCTTGAGTCATACCTGCAGTTAGATCTGAGCCTGGTAAATGGTGCTATATAACTGTGAGGATGGGAGTGGGAGGAAAAGAATATGCACACAGAAGCTGGGCTGTCATAAAAACCTGGAAGAGACTAGGAGTGCTAGATTTACTCTGTGCTGTTTCACATAAATACCTGAGGTTTATAAAGACATGCCAAAACCAACCAAAACAACCGTGACAGTTGGTTCAGTTGCCCTGGTATGATGAACACAGGCAGCCCGTGATAGAAATCAGGGAATGAATTAACCTATGTAAAGGTCCAGTCTGATTTTATTTCCAAAACAAAGCTAAAATTATGCATAATAGAAACACATACTTACCTTCCTCACAGGGCTGCTTTGCGGATTAATTAGCTAATATCAGTACAACACTTTGAAGATGGAAGGCAGTACAAAAGTACCCGTTATCCTGGTTACTGTCTAGTCGTAGGATTAGAACAAAACGTCTAATCTTCACCCCTTACTTCAGGGGGATGTGCCACAGCCATTGGCAACATGCAGAGTTCCACAGGGCCCGGACTGTGGACATGAAAGGCCTGAACCGGGATTAGGCTCAGCAGCACCACAGAGCCAAACttcagaaggggaaaaaaccctcaaatATGCAAACAGCTGCTATGCAATGGAAGGATGGTCACCACAGTTATGGCACAAGCTTCCCAGACTGAATGGTCTCAAGCTAGAGAACAAGAAAGCGAACTCCTTTTATGGGACTACCAATGGGACCCAGCCAAAACATGTTACTGAAGGGCCCAGTCCTCCACTATCCTGCTCATTGAGCAATCATTGACACGAGTGCAAAGGGGATGTACAATATTACCAGAGCCGATGGGAaacattttatacccactttgcactgacGTGACTACACAAGGCTGCAGGGctacagagaatcaggcccctgctGAACACAATGTTTAATGAACAGACAAGATTGGAGTGGGATGCTAGAGAGGACTTTGGAAAGGTGATTCATGGCAGTTTGCCTACCTGAACTGGTCCTGAGTGCATGTAAGAAATTGCTGGATTCTCTTAAGCCAGCCTAGCAAGTCTCATTCATGCTAGGAAGAGCAAggttgtgtctttttataacttgaAGGACTGGATTATATGGGGCTGAAGGACAGAGATAGTTGTAACGGTGAGGAAGGAAGTTTGGGAGAGACTCCTAAATTTTGGCCTTAGGGTAGAATGTTTAGATGAAGGGAGAAGTTGGCTAGAATGGTGGTGGACATGAGTTAAAAGTtgggcctggggcagaagccATGGGATGCCCTATCCACGCAGGAGGATTAAACAAAAGTTGCAAGCTGGATTGAGggtaataaaatgttaaatatacaTTGGCCTTTGGCATTTTCAGCTGGGTGAAAATGAAAACTCATctgaacatacacacacacgtaagGGAAAATTACCTACAGTGCTGCTTTTCTGAAGATATCCTTTAGACAGAATCCACACTCCTCTCTGTGAGCTCTATAGCATAAGACTGGCAAAACTTCAGCTCTTAAAAAATGTCATCTGAGGGAAGCAGTATCAGGGTTGTGAGCCAGGCGCCCTTATTGGCCAGCTGCAGCAAAGGTCACCTTCAATATCCTTGTTCTTTAAACCTATAAGTGTTCATCGGGTTGACTCAGCCCAATTTGCATGATTAATTTGCCGTAACTTCTTTCAAGACATTGAACTTCTGTGTGAAATACACTAGAGCTGAGATAAAAATATAAATCCCTTAAGGACAGTTTTATTAGATCAGTTTTGAGCCAGAATTACAATGATTATTCACTCCCATCATTTCATACAATAGCAGGTCATGATATGCTGTCATCAAACTATATAGCAGGGAGTATCTGACATATGCGTATTCAGAAGAAACACATTAACTTAAGATAATGGTTGCACTTTTTACCTCTTTCATACAGACTGTGGAGAAAAAAAGGTTAACTGAAAGGACCCAAAAATGTTCAAATTCCATTATATAGATTCCTTGAGGCTTAAGTATAGAGGGCCCCAAACTAGCTTAGATCAAGTATAATATCAGTTTAAGATTGGATATAGTCTCTCAGGAAACAATAACCAGCCTTTGCAAGTATCTGGACTCATGGTCTAATAGTTTTTACCCCTTTCGCTAGTACGAACCTACGCTAACATTTATAATATTCTTCCGTGTCTTGACATCTTCATTGTAGAACTGGAGGGAGGCAAATAGCAAAAGAACAAGAAGTTCTTACGTAGCAGTCTTCATCAAGAGATCTTGAAGTGCCTTCCAGAGGTCAGGAGCataatccccatttcacagatggggaaactaaagcAAAGTACACAAAGAAGGGAAGTCACTTGGCAAACTATCAACAaaggcaggaattgaacccaggtctttcaAGTCCAATACCTGTGCCTTAGGCAATGCTATCTCCTTTGATGATGCCcaaaatgtggagagagagatccCTATTGAAACGGAAACCACACTATTCATTAATAATCACACAGGCGCAGAAGTTCAAATACAGGGTAAAATATGTTTTCTCCAAATTTTGAGACTTTTTCTAACCTTTGTATAAACTCTTCACATACAGCAGCATGGTTCTGGTGACGTCTTTGAGCCATCAAATTAAACTGGAATGTTGGAATTTTTTCAACTTTGGAATGGAATTCATGTCTTTTCCTATTATGCTCTTGTAGAATTAATAAATCATATTTAATGGGAAGTATTAGCACATAGTTACTGCAATTATGTGATGAATGTTTGATTTCTGGCTCACAGCTTGAGAAATGCATTGGATTTCTGTGATCTCTAGAAAGGTAAAGAAGAAACCTCCTATTCTAATTAAAGGCTAATAGCTTTAGTTCACTGCAATGCAAAgacattagtttaaaaaaaaaatcatcaagcTGAAAGTCTGCTGTTAAATTAGACTTGAGCTATACCCCAAATCTGCATTCTACTTTATTATCAAGCAGTGTCAGTCTTCCCAGCCAGCTAGTGCTACCACCAGGAGTGCACCtacagtagaaaaaaaaaattattacaacAGCCAGCAATGGGACAGCGGCACTGGTGCTAAGCTGTTAGTGTAGACAGAGCTCAGGGGTTACCACTTCTCTGTCAGGACAACCTATTCAAAGCAATAATGATACCATTGCTAccactagtgcaggggttctcacaacaaaatatTTGGTGgtctcagagtgtggccaccaactcttgccgGTGGCTGCTCccacaatttttcctaaaataattaactttaggaaacatAAATAAAGAGACATGTCCAAGAGCCAACCCATCTCTGTCCCTACCTCCCACGGCTCTTCAGTGAGAGCCTGCCCCGGGGAAGGTGGGttgggaactcactggctgcctgcagaGTCCCAGATTCCCCATGTCCCAgctgggtgggagctggggagctgcccAGAGGGGCGCCCAAGCAACCTCACGCCACAGCCACCTCCACTGATGAGCCACTTCCGGTGCTGTGCACACCAGCCCCGAGTGTCTCCAGAGCTGCTGTCTGGACCTCCCGAGGAGCCTGCATGGTGCAGGGCACCAATCCCTGCTGGCAGCGCCAGTGCAAACATAAAGGTGGCACATCTCACTTCCCTTGGTAACAGCGattcaggagcaacagctgggcactgcagggagcgattcaggagcaacagctgggcactgcagggaggggccactgctttccaggagggTAGACTGAGGGTAAAGGGGGGGGACCGGGACTGTGACTGAAGCCATTCAGGGGCAgatgaacctttaaattgtgctccCCACTATCAACAATGCCCCCCATGCCTCTCCCCCAATCTCCACTCATGCTTTGGAGGCTGCTGTGGCCACAAAAAAATCCACTGGTGGtcacatttgagaaacgctgcactCGTGCCCTTGCAGAACTGATGGCAATGGCTAGAACAGGGATACTAAtttttctagtgcagacaaggcccacAGAAACTGGTCTCAAAAGCATG is from Caretta caretta isolate rCarCar2 chromosome 12, rCarCar1.hap1, whole genome shotgun sequence and encodes:
- the LOC142068663 gene encoding uncharacterized protein LOC142068663, giving the protein MQGTAFSRMEWKSINCMKKLVQIQTDIIFLSKCKQMDIVPKGLKVKNPLQSTYHTDYADSLCLTLSKKLRNHLIKILYSKQGKIKNELSKMDTLIKNQPSTQTSSWLDFTKTRQAIYNAHFASLQKKKDTKLSKLLHATRGHSNGSLTPPSNIVNLSNYTLSPAEAAVLSRGLSFCPSTPTNMIQFCGDLESYFRRLRLKEYFQNTSEQHTNPQRSPCQHYRKRDSRWTPPEGRNSRLDFYIECFRRRARAEIVEKQHHLPHNLSHAERNAIHSLRNNSDIIIKKADKGGAVVIMNRLEYEQEAARQLSNTSFYKPLPYDPTESYQKQLQHLLKKLPEKAQDQIRTDTPLEPRPGIFYLLPKIHKPGNPGRPIISGIGTLTAGLSGYVDSLLRPYATSTPSYLRDTTDFLRKLQSIGDLPDNTILATMDVEALYTNIPHKMDYKPSRTLSPIMSRLTWWLNFVTLSLPITISHLGTMYTFRSAALLWVPAWPHSMPTFLWLI